The Methanocella arvoryzae MRE50 DNA window AAAGCGCTCCGAAAGTGCTGCGCCGGCAACAGCCAGTGCGAGCTAGTGGTGAGCTTTAAGTGACGATAAAAGCGGTCGATGTCGCCAGGATCCTGTTTTTCTACCTGATCATCGGCTCCATCGTCCTCTTCTCCCCCCTCGGGCCAGTACCATCGTATTTGCTCATCATCGTGCTGTCCCTGACCTTCATGCTCGTCTCCGGGATCGAGCTCAGGAGGGGCAACCCGATCGTGGGCATTGTGACTGCCGCAGTGGCCATGGCTGCAGTATTCCTGATCATCCTCGCCGCCGGCGGATTTTCCATCGACGGCCTTCGGCCCGGCTTCGCAAACGCCCTGCTGTGGGGCGCAGTACTGCAGTTGTTCGTCGCCACCGGAGAAGAGCTCTCTTTCCGACACTACCTCTTCGCCGACCTGGACAGGCTGGCGGGCAGAAAAACTGCTGCCATAATCTCTTCCATGGGCTTTGCGGCCATGCATCTGCCCTCGCTGTACTTCCTGCACGCAGGCATGATCGAGGCAGGCATAGCGCTGGCCACGATATTTATCGCCAGCATCGTGATGACCATGCTGTTCATCAAAGCGGGGCTGCTCGCCGCCATCGGCTACCACTTCACCTGGAATTTTTTACAGTACCACGTCTTCAGCTTCAGCCACATGGACGCCGCCCTGGAGATCACCAAAACCGGGAGCGATTTAGTTAACGGCGGCACCTTCGGGCCCGAGGCATCCGTACCCGGGCTCATCGTCGTTGCTGCAACCCTCGCTGCGGTGTGGTATTATTATTCGTGGAAAGAACGCCGGGCAGAGCACAACGAGGATAGTAATCAGTCCTCATGAGGACAAGATTCAACGTAGAATGTACAGAAGTCCATAACAGCTAAAGTAAAGTATATATCGTCCGGCGATAGCATAGCGTTCCGCAGAAAGTTTATTATGCCGGATAACAAGTAGTTGATTAACCAGGACAGGTTCGTTCCGGTATAATTGGAAGGTAGGTTATCGTCATGGCAATGCTAGGTACCCAGGAATTACTCCTCATCTTTTTAGCCATCGTGCTGCTCTTCGGCGCGACCAAGCTCCCGGAGCTGGCCAGGTCCATGGGCCGGTCCATGGGAGAATTTAAGAGAGGCCAGCAAGACATCGAGCGGGAGCTACAGGCGGAAAAGAGCGCTCTGGTTGCTCAGCCCGGTGCGGACATCGCGCTGACCAGAACTCAGGGCATGGCCAAGAAGATGGGCATCGATATCGTCGGTAAGACAGATGACCAGCTTCTGGCTGAGATAGAGAAGAAGCTGGAGAAGAAGTAAAGCTAAGATAAGCAGCAGAATCGAATGTGCTTCAGGGCTGTATTAGAGTACGGCCTGCATATTCTTTTATTGTTTTACAGAGCGGGTCGACGGTCGCCTGATGGCTTCTTTCAAGATAAACCAATTACCATGGAATAATACCAGATAGCGGATCGACGTCCGACCCTTCGGGTCGGCCTACTCCGGTTTTTCGGGTGCTCCGATGTCCGGGCCGCGCTCGCACCCTCGTCGGCACGACCTGGCGGCGCCTTCGGCTGCGCCAGTCGAACCTCCTTCGCAAGCGCTAAGCGATCATCAAGCGCTCGACCCTTCGGTCGCGTAGCCGCCTTTCGGCAGGTGTCCATTACCCGGCCATCTCCGCATCCGGCTGATGCCGGACAAGCCCGAAAAACCTCCGTCGACCGCTGGATAAGTCCAATAAGAGAATGGTATAAGGATACTTAGCCTGTGATCGCATTCAGAAAACTATATATACCGCGGACAGCGTTATAGGGCTGCAAAGATTTTATTGTATAGCGGGGTGGGGTAGTCAGGAGATCCCGACGGGCTCATAACCCGTAGACCAATGGTTCAAATCCATTCCCCGCTACTCAAGTTTTAACAGTTTTTAAGTTTTGCAGATTCTACTACTCTTGCGGACATTATCGACATTACAAAATCGCTAAATTTTTACCCGTACCGGTCTGACTACAACTTATGGTCTCTTGCGAGCACTGCGGCAGAACGGATGGCTGCAGTTACCAGGAGTTTCAGGGAGTAACGCTCTGCTTCAGGTGCTACCGCGCCGCCCGGGATCGGGCGTTCGAGGGGCAATATAAATCTGCAGCTGACGCAGAAATCGCTGTAGCCCGGGAAGCGTGGTCACGGAAGACGGAGATCCGGCGTCTTGCAGAGCGATTATTCAGAAGAGAGTAAGGAGATGACTTGCATTTGCCTCAAGCATCTGGCCGATGATGCCACAGACATCCAGGGCTGAAGCCATGTTCAGGCGGGGTCGCTAAAGCCAGATATCTACATGCTTACGATTGTCGAAACCAGCCAATCCTCCGATAGCAATCTCCCGGAGCATCTGCGGCTATGCAGTAACTCTGCGTTGATGTACCGGTCCGATACAACCCTAACATTTATATGGGCCGCGGACACGATAATAATTAACAATTGTTAAAGCACGGACAGGGGTCGGTACAGATGTCAGGCTTTTTTCAGAAGATACTCGGGACAGATACGGCAGGCACAGTGAAAAAGATTCAGTACTACGGCAACGCTAAAACCCAGGAAGGGATACCGAAGCTTATCCAGTACATGAGCGACGAAAGCGTCGAAATCCGGAGGGCGGCATCCCGGGCGCTGGAGCACCACTGGATGACGGGCAGAAACGATGCCATAGCGGTCCTGACCAGGGCCCTGGGCGATGCAGACATGGAAGTACGCAAGAATTCCTCGCTGGCGCTCGGGGAGTTTCTCTCAAAGGCGGCTGTGTCTGCCGAAGAGCCCCGGGCGGCCAGGCAGGCGTTGATCAGGTTGCTGCAAGGCGAAAAAGAGGCCGAAGTCATTAAGAGCACAATACTCGGCCTGGGCTACCTTCAGGACGGCAGCCTGATTACCCCGATGGCAGACGCGCTGAGGGCTAAGGACAAGAAGATCATCTCTCAGGCCATCGATACGATCGGCAACCTGCCCCCGACAGAGGTCAGGCTGGAGATGAAAAAGGCGCTCCGTTCGATAATATAATGCTTCAACAGGTCAATATCTGTAATACATAGCGAGCCCTATCGGACGGCATCCGGCTGAAAGTAGAGCGGTACTTTACCGACTCGGAGGATATTGAGAATCTGGGGCTGGCGTACAGGCTATCGTTCAGGATAGCGGGGCTGTTTTCGATGGCCAGAAAGGCGCAGAGAATTCTCTATTACAGCCTGTAGCTTTTTAGCTTCTTCGAAGGCTGATAAGCGCCACTACTGTGATCCCGGATATCGCCACGATCCACCCGAACCCCGGCGCCGCCGAAGCTCCGGGGGCCGTTGCCGATCCGGCAGGTGTTGCCATCGTTGTGGCAGAGGTGGCCTGCTGCTGGTTTTCCGGGCCGGTCTTGTTATCCGCCTGAAGAGTGGCTCCGGGCGTCGGGGTAACGGTCGACGCTGGCCCTATGTCAGAGGCATTGGCCTGCGGGGTCATATCCGTGAGGACGACTCTGGTAAACGTCCCCCTGTCTGGGTCGATTAGCACCATGCCCCCGCTCATACTACCGTTACTGGCGTTGCCAGTGATGTTCGGCAGCACGTTAACCAGCCGGGCGTTAGCTTTGAGATTGGCCGAGATGCGGGAGCGCAGCTCGGAGTTGTTGACGCTGATGTTACCCTGCGGCTGCACGCCCATCACGAGCCCTGTCGGGAGGTTTCCGGCCTTGATCGGCGACCCGGCAAAGGGGGTGCCGGTGGTCAAATCGATGGCCGTGACAGTATTGTCGCCGGTATTCGACACGTACAGCCGGGAGCCGTCCGGGCTCAGCGCGATGTCGGCCGGGAGGTTGCCGGTGCTGTAGCTACCTGCGGTTTTGTAAGCTGGCGCAGAGAACGCCTCCACCATTTTGGCGGTCGGCTCGAGCACGTATAGCACGCCCCCGCCAGGCGATAGCGTCACCAGGCTGGGGGAGCTGGTCGTCTCAAAGGACGAGATGCCGGCCCAGATGTACCAGTCGAAAGCGTCCATGTCGACGATGGTGACTGACTTCAGCGTCTCATGATAGTTGTCTGTATCCGCGATGAAGATGCGCCCGGTCTTAGAGTTCACGTCAAGGCCCCAGAGCAGCTTTTCCTTCGAGTGATAGTCCCAGAGGAAGTACCGGTAAAATTTGTCCAGGGCAGGCTCCGTAATGCGATAGACTGTGTGCCCCTGCCGGTCCGCTATGTACAGGTACCCGTCGTCGCCCAGCTCCATGTCGGTGACCCAGACGAGGCTGCTGTCCGCATTGAGGTCATGGACTGCAGCGGTATACGCGTTAGCAGCTGTGTCGTACCTGTAAAGCCAGCTTTCGGGATGGCCGACCCCGTAGTGGACGAACGTCACGTACAGGTATTTGCCGTCTTTAGACAGCAGCATCTCGACCGGATCACCATAGAGAGCATACCGGCCGTTACCTTTCTGCCTCGTAGAAGCGACGACCTGCTTATCCGAGAGGTCGATAGTATCGATGTAGTAATCAGGTGCTGAGTGCATGTACTCGTATTCCGGGCTGGCCCCCCATTCCGTGTTATTATAGTACAGGACATATAGCCTCGTGTAGTCTGCGTTCACCGCGGCGTCCGCCAGCACGATGTCCGGGCTGAAATAGATGACGTCGATAACCTTGTTTGTGTCGACTTCGATGACGGAAACGGTGTTATTGCCCACTACATACAACAGAGGCGAGCTGGTATGGTACGAGTTGATCGCGTTGCTAATGATAGCCGGGTCCACTGTAGCCCGGGGCATCACGCCTGAAGACAGGGCAGGATTAGGCGTGACTGGCGTGGGAGTCGCAGTCGGACTCAGCACCGGGAGAGCAGATTCCCTGGAAAGGCCACTGGATTCAGCCAGCGCTGGCTGACATGAAATAACAAGCATGCATGCGATGACAAGCATGAGCACTACTGATACGCGCCACTTATCGATGCTACTAAGAACCCCGGTCATATAAATTCACCATAACCCGACAATTGATCGTTAGCTTCTAGAGAGGGCGGTAATTAGTATTAGAGCTATTCCAGTCTGATGTATCGGCTCTCGTTCAAACTGGCGGACAGGTCATGGAATTGCCAGCCTCCTCCACGTACCGGCGCGTAACTGCAGTCGAAGGCCACCTTAACGCTGTGCGTCCCGGCCGCAATGGCAGCCTGTAGCTTTTTTATACACCCGCACTTTCTCCCCCTCTTTATCGACCTCATCACACACGTACTCCCAGCCACTCTTCTCATAATAGCCCTCTAAAGGAGTATACAAGTACAGGGCAGGATAGCCGAATTCCTTTGCTTTCTCGACAGCATAATTCTGCAACGCCGTGCCGATGCCTTTCGACCTGTGCTCCGGGGGCACAAAGAGATCCGCCAGCCACGGGAAGAGATCCTGCCTCGAGAGCAGGTCCGCCCGCCACAAAGCCACGGTGCCGACGGGGATGTCGCCGATAAAGGCCATGTAGACCAGCGGGAAATCGTCGTCCCGTGCGTTCGCCACAAGGCTGCGGTAGAACGGGTAATTGGATGAATTGCCCCAGAAGCTCCAGAGCCAGCCGGCGATTTTGTCGTGCAGCTCAGGGCATTCGGTGATACTGGAGAAGCGGATATCGATCATCTGCTTATATCCTGATGGCCCGGCTAATAAAAATTGCCCGTCCGGCTACTTTCACTCGCCTCTACACAGGCTTATCATCACCCGCACCTATTGGACATTATGCCCTCAAAGCGCCAGAACCCCGAAAAGCTGACCTGTGAAGATGTGGTCAGCCTGCTGCGCTCGTTCTCCGATCCTGCGATCATCGCGGGGATGCCCCGGTATGGCATTCCTACCGATCACGCGCTCGGAGTATCGACGACCCGCATCAACGAGATCGCCGGCAGGATCGGCACTGATCATGACCTCGCCCTCATGCTCTGGGACACCGGCATCCACGAGGCCCGGATGATTGCGGCCATCGTGGACGACCCGGCGCTGGTCACCGGCGAGCAGATGGACAGGTGGGCCGCCGATTTCTACTCGTGGGACATGTGTGACCAGTGCTGCATGAAATTGTTCGATCGGACCTCGATAGCCTATGAGAAGTGCTTCGAGTGGTCCCTGGACGAGCGGGAGTTCGTTAAGCGGGCTGCATTCGCTAATATGGCATCACTGGCACTGTACGACAAGCAGGCGCCAGACGGGCAGTTCAGGCAGTTCTTCCCTGTCATTATCAGAGAATCGACTGACGGCCGCAACATGGTCAAGAAATCGGTCAACTGGGCGCTGCGGCAGATCGGGAAGAGGAACCTGGCGCTGAACGCAGAAGCCATCGCCGTGGGGAGAGAGCTGCTCAAATCAGACAGCTCAGCCGCCCGGTGGATCGCCCGGGACGCGGTGAAGGAACTGGAAAGTGAGGCAGTGCAGCAGCGGCTGAAGAAGTGGATGCTGAAGAAGTTCTGAATTGCTTACGTCTGGTGAGATAGCAGATGAACGCTGCGCTGTGCAAAACCTCACAGATTCCACGGATGATGCAGAATCGTCAGATTCTGCCAGATTCCACAGATAAATAAAAAATATTCTGATCTAGTACTCTTATAGTTGCTATCGGTGTCGAGCAATATTGGCGTATTCCATCTGTGATATCGAGTAGTAATCTGTGGATTCAGCAGAGGAATCTGTGGAATCAATCAGAATCCGTGGCATCTGTGAGGATTAGCACAGCGCAGCGTTCGATTTGCTGTATAGTGAAGCCTGTGCAATAAGGTGAGGCACAGCGCAGCGTTCATGTACGTTCACCCTTCCGGTGCCAGGGATAAACGCACGTCATAGTGACAGGCGGATTTTCATCATTTATGCCTCACCCCGCATATGTTCAGGTCGGCGAGGGCCCGATGGTCTTGCCAGGCATGGCGATCGGCTCGTCGGGGTCTACAATCGCCTCAACCAGTGCTGGCCGGGGCGATTCCAGCGCTGCCATGAGCGCCGGCTCGACCTCGTCGGGTGTGGCACATCTGAAGGCGTCGGCTCCGCAGGCTTCCGCATATTTAGCGAAATCTATGGGCTGTAGTTCCACGCCGAAGTCCGGGTTGCCGATCCCCTGCTGCTCGAACCGGACCATCTGGAGGCTGTCGTTCTTGAAGAGCACTACCTTGATCGGCAGGTCATATTTTACCGCCGTGGCTAACTCGCCCATCAGCATGGTGAAGCTGCCGTCTCCGATGATGGCCACCGACTGCCGGCCTGGGTAGGCGAGCTTTCCCGCGATGGCGTAGGGCAGCGCAGGGCCCATGGTGGCCAGGTTGCCCGAGAGGGCCAGCTTCTGGGTATCCCGCATCTGCACGTGCCGGGCAAAGTATACTGTGTGTGCGCCGCAGTCGACAGAGACGAGGGCGTCGTCAGCCAGCAAACCGCTCAGCTTCGTCATCACGTACTGGGGCTTCAGAGGCATGCCCCGGTTCTCCCCGGCCTCCGCCAGCGCCTTTCTCCACTCTTCCATCCGCTGCCGGGCCGACTGCAGAAAAGATCGGTCCTCCCGCCTTTGTAACCGGGGCAGCAGTTCGGCCAGCGTCCGCCTGACGTCTCCGGTGAGGCCGATCTTCGCGGGGTACCGCCGGCTGATCCGGGTGGTGTCTCTGTCGATCTGGACGCACCGGGCCTGCCCGGGTTTCGGATAGTAGTCGGCGTAGGGCATGTTGCTGCCGAGGATCAGCAGGGTGTCGCACTCCTGCATCAGCTCCTGTGACGGGCGGGTGCCGAGGTGGCCGATGCCCCCGGTGGTATAGGGATGATCGTCGGAGACGACGGCCTTTCCCAGCAGGGCTTTCGCTATCGGCGCGCCCAGGAGGTCTGCCACCTGTTCCACCTCCGAGCGGGCGCCGAGGGCACCTCTGCCCGCTAGAATCATCGTTTTAGATCCGGAGTTCAGCAGCTCTGCCGCTGCGTCCAGCTGTTCTGCGGGGGGTGTGCCGGCCGGCGGCGTCCAGGTCGGGGCACCCCGGATCGGGCCGTAGGCAGTGGATGACTTATCCTCCTGCAGCGGCCGCATCTGGACGTCCACGGGAATCGTGAGATGTGCCACGCCCTGCCGGGAGAGGGCGGCCTGACAGGCCACGTCCACCACGGCCAGCGCATGCCGGGGCCCTGTGATCCTGACGCTGTAGGCCGCAACGTCCTTCATCAGCGCCATGGTGTCGACGTCCTGCGTGTACTGGGTGCCGATGACGTCGGAGTAAGTGGTGCCGGTAATTGCAATCACGGGCGCCCCGTCCATGGCGGCGTCGTACAGGCCGTTTAACAGATGAACCGCCCCGGGCCCGGTCGTGGCCAGGCAGGCGCCGAGCTTGCCGGTGTACTTTGCGTAGCCGCTGGCCATGAACGCCCCCGCCTCCTCATGCCGGACAGCGACGAAGCGAATCCGGTCCTGCCGCACCCGCAAAGCCTCAAGCAGGGGATTGATCCCGTCCCCCACGATGCCGAAGATCACTTCCACGCCCCAGTCGATCAGCTTGTCTGCCACAATGTCGGCGGTGGTGTTCACGCCTTTCGGCTGGCTGACACTGTGGGACTCCATGGCCCTCTCGCCCTGGCCGGGCTGTTGCTGCTGTTCCCGCGTCAAAGATGAGCATCTCCGTAAATCAGTGTAGAGGTCTACGCGCGACGATATGAACAAGTCAGGCGGAAAGACTGGAAAAAGGGCGCCGTGACCGAGATTTCACCGAAGCACGCGCATTATGAAAAATGGAATATTCAGGTAAAGGCTATGAAAAATTAGAAGTTGGCCCTGTATAGGTCGAAAATACCGCCAGGCACGCCAAGGAGCCAAGCTCGCCAAGAGCTAATTTTTCAGGGAGCGTAGCGGATGGTTGAAGGGGATAGTCGCCTGCACAGCGGTAGATATGTTATAAAGGCAATACTCTGGCCCTCAGCGCCGCAGGATCAGGAACTTGCCCAGGATCAGCCCGAAGGCGCCGTAGACGAGCCATAAGGTCGGGTGCTCGGTGGGCAGAATGCTGGAGGGGTCGGCGAGGAAGTGGGAGAAAATGTGCTCCTGGCCGCCTGTAAGGGAGACGAGCGAAGACGAGATGGAGGTGTGCTCGACAGCATAGGGCACAGAGGTGACCACAGGGGTAGGGTCTGTCACCGGGAGGTCGTAGTTGCTCGAGTTGCCGACTGTAGTGACAATGTGGGTCTTGATGCCGTGGATCTGGTCGATCCCGTACATCGTCATGTTGTATGCCTCCATGTCGGAGGGGTCCATCGACTGCGCCTGGATGACGTTGATCTCGGCGATCGTGCTCATGCGCTGCACGTCGGCGATCTGGTTCAGGTTGGCCACGGTCTCGTTAAAGGTCTTAAGCGCTTCAGCATAGTCTGCCATCCAGAGCATCCTCCACCGGTACCCGCCGGCATAACGGCCGGGCAAGCAACTGGTAATTAGCCATATGTAATTACAAATTTATAAGTCTTTTGATTTGATTACCATTTATACAAACTAAGATATTGGAAGATACCTGGCCAGGCTTACGCCGAATAGATACTATGAAATAAAATAGGAAAAATTGTGAACAGTCCAAATATAATAATATTTTACTATCCCCACGCCATACCCTATAAGACAGATATCAGTTTATATGCACTCTGGCCCAAACCGGCAGCTATCTATGGGCACAAGAAGATAGTACCTGTAATGACCGGACGCGTGCTGACCTCTGATCTAATGCCCGTAACCCGGGCTCAGGCCCTCGCTTTTCGCCTCTCGGGCCACAATCTTGCGAGGAGGCTCCCGCCCGGCTCACTGCTGGCTGCTGCGGGCGCCTGCGGTATTCAGGACAGCCCGCCGGGCTCGGCGGCGCTGTCGCTGCACGCCCGGGTGGCCGGCTTTTCGCCTGACGATCTGGACAGGGCCCTCAGAGTAGATAAGACGCTGGTGCAGACGATGAGCCTGCGGGGGGCGCCATACATGTTCCCGGTCGAGGATGCGGCTGTGTTTACTACTGGACTGCTGCCCGACGACGAGAAGGCCCTCAGGCATTTCATCCAGGGGGTGAAGCCGGCGCTGGAGCACATCGGCATCGGCGCCGCTGAGGTGGCAGACCTTACAGCCGCCGCCCTGTGTGAGGTCCTCGACGGCAGAGAGCTGACCAAGGACCAGATGGGCGCGGAAGTGGCGGGAAAAGTGCTGGAGAGGCTGTCTCCACCCCAGCGACAGGCATGGCAGGAGGAATCGTGGTACGCCAAAGGCCAGAGCCTGGGAGAATCAGTCGTCCGGTTCGCCTTTTACGCCATCGCCCTCCGGGGCACTTTCTGCTATGCGCCCCGGCATGACAACGAGGCAACATTCATCCGCACCGACCAGTGGCTGGGAGCGCCGCTGCCCGGCGTAGACAGCGGCCGTGCGGCTGCAGAACTGGTCAGGCGCTACCTGCACTGCTACGGCCCGTCGACTGCTAAAGACTATGCCGGGTGGGCGGGGATCTCGCCAGCGCAGGCAGCGAGAGCGTGGGGACACGTGAAGGATGAGCTTGCAGAGGTCAAGTTCGAGGGCGGGAGAGCCTGGCTGCTCCGGGATGACTGCGCTGGCATCGCCGGCCTCCCGGAGCCGGAAGGCGTCCGCCTGCTGCCCCCGCACGACCCTTACCTGCAGATGCGGGACAGGACGACGCTTGTCCCTGACAAGGCGCTACACAAGCACATATGGAGAGCCACAGGCAACCCGGGCGTCGTTTTGGCCGGCAGACAGTTCGCAGGGACCTGGCGGAGCCGGAAGAAAGGCAAACTGCTCACTCTGGCCGTTGAATTGTCCGGGCCAGTTTCGAGAGTGACCCGGGAAGAGATCGAGAAAGAAGCTGCTCTCCTGGCCCGGTATAAAAAATGCGACGGGGCTGTTGTCGAGTGGGCCGCATGGCGGGCATCGATTTCCGAATAGTGCAAATTTAAGCCAAATAATCGCATAGAAAAGATTTATATGGTAGTAAATCGTTAATGTTTCTGTCAACTGGTACACAGTGGAAGTGTACGTAGCCTGTTGCTCTGGCAATGCAGGATCGCCTGCATTCCGGGCGGAAACAGGAGAGTTCCACGAGATTCGGGGGTATATAGTAATGAAGAAGACAGCGATCGCTATCAGAGACCGGCTTGCCGGTGTACTGGGGCTTGAATCCGTCATCGACGCCGGCATACTGGCATCGCTGGTCTTCTCAGTTTTACTGATCTCATTACTCTTATCCATCTTTCAGCTCAGCGGAGCTCAGGCTCCCGCCGGGCTCGCTCAGGCGATGGCCGGAAGCCAGATGACGACCGCCCAGACAGCGCCGGGCTACCTCACACCGGTCCTGTTGCTGGTCGGCGCCATGGCCTTCGGCATAGCCGGAGCTTACTATATAATTCGCAGGCCGCCTACGTAGGCGAGCAGGCGATCACGATTAACATATCTCTACCATTGGTTTGCCTGTCCTCAAAAAACATGTAAACACAATGGCCTGGCAGGCACGGACCATACACTCACCCGGGTCCCTGCCTGCCACACCACCCTATTTTAACTGGTGCATTTTTGATATCGTCAATAGACCTAAAAATTAGAAACCTTATTGCTCTATGCCACCTATTTTAGATCGACCATTTATGAGACCGATCTTGCAGGTGGCTCTGGATGAAATTGAGCTGCGGAGGGCTGTCGAGATCGCCCGGGAGGCGATCGCCGGCGGCGCCGACTATCTGGAGGCGGGCACTCCGCTGATCAAGAGCGAGGGCATGAACGCGGTGCGCACGCTCAAAAAGGAGTTCCGGGACCACGTGATTGTGGCGGACATGAAGACCATGGATACTGGCGCAGCCGAAGTGGAGATGGCGGCGAAGGCAGGGGCGGGGATCGTCTCTATCCTGGGCGCCTCCCACGACTCGACCATCGAGGACGCGCTCCGGTCGGCCCGGAAGTACGGGGTGAAGCTCGCCGCTGATCTGATCAACGTGCCGGACCCTGTCGGACGGGCGGTGCGACTGCAGGAGATTGGGGTGGATATACTGGGCGTCCACGTGGGCATCGATCAGCAGATGGTCGGCCAGGACCCGATAGAGGTGCTGAAAGCGGTCCGGGAAGCTGTAAGCATTCCGATCGCTGCTGCGGGAGGGCTGGATGCCAGGTCTGCGGCTGCAGCGGCTTCCTTAGGTGCAGAAATTGTGATCGTCGGGGGCAACATCATCCGGTCGAAGGACGTGACCGGCGCTGCCCGGACGGTCCGTCAGGCTCTCGATAGTATGGGGCCTGTCGAGATCGTCAAGAAGTCGCTGGACGAGGAGATCCGGGAGCTGTTCATGCAGGTGTCTACTCCCAATATATCGGACGCCATGCACCGGGCCCCGGCCATGAAGGACATCAAGCCGATGTACGAGGGCATCAAGATTGCCGGAAAGGCCGTGACGGTGCAGAACTTCCCGGGTGACTGGGCCAGGCCGGTGGAAGCGTCTGACGTGGCGCAGCCGGGGGAGATCATCGTCATCAACAACTTTTCCAAAGACGTTGCTCCGTGGGGGGAATTAGCATCCCACGGCGCCATGCAGAAGGGCATCGCAGGCGTCGTGATCGATGGAGCAATCAGGGATATAGACGAGATCCGCCGGATCAGGTTCCCGTCGTTCGCGTCGGCCATCGTGCCCAATGCCGGCGACCCCAAGGGCTTCGGGGAGATCAACGCCGAGATCGTATGTGGCGGTTTAACGGTCAGGCCCGGGGACTGGATCATCGGCGACGATAACGGCGTCATGGTGGTCCCGAAAGAGAGGGCGTATGAGGTGGCCCGTCGCGCGCTGGAGGTCAAGAAGAACGAGGATCGGGTGCGGGTGGAGATCGAGAGAGGGCACACGCTCGCCGAGGTTATGGACCTGTACAAGTGGGAGAAGAAGTAAAGGCTATAGAAAAGTAGTTATTTTCTGATCTTAGCGGGTCGACGTCCGACCCTATGGGTCGGTCTACTGCGGTTTTTAGGGTGCTGCGCCGTCGGGGCCGGGCTCGCACCCTCGTCGGACGACCTGGCTGCGCCTTCGGCGGCGCCAGTCGACCTCCTTCGCAAGCCCTAAGCGACGCCGCCTGCGGCAGGCGCCCATTACCCCGCCGTAGAATCGCCAAGCCCTCCGCTTCGCTCCGGGCAGACCCTAAAAACCTCCGTCGACCGCTATATTATCCGGTCACGTTGATCCACAGGTGTAAATCCCTGTAGGGAGCCGTCATGTTGCCGTCGGCGTAGAGCAAGAACTCCAGCTTCATGCTGGTGCCCGGGCGGTCGGGGGCTATGTCGATCTGACGCTCCCAGGTCTGGTTGTCGGCTATAGTGACCTGCTGGGTGTAGAGCCGGGTGATCTGCCGGCTGTCGTTCAGCGCCACGACGAGGTCGTAGGTGACGTTGCGGTACTCATGGTTGACGATGCCGACGATGACGGGTTTGGACTCGCCGGAAATGAAGCGGGTGGGGTAGTTCTCGGCTTTGCCGTTCGGGCCGAGGATGTAGAACTCGGTGAACTTTTCGCCCTGCTTGGGCACCACGAAGACGTAGGCGAGGACGAGGATGGAGGCGACGATTGAGATGAGTAGGATGACGGTCAGGATCCGGTCCAGCCGGCTCTCGGAGGCGGGGAATAATTCTCCCTTAATGTCGGCGTAAGCCCTGCCGAAGTCGATGTTGAACCGGTCTTCGACCGGTAGCTCATGTCTGCGCCGGTTGGCGACGAGGACGCAGAGGAGGGTGAAGATGGCGAGCGCGACGACGATGGGGTCGAGCCGGATGCCCCAGGGGGTGAAGTTGAGCCCGAGGCCGATCAGGGGCACGACGGCGATGCTGAGGCCGAAT harbors:
- a CDS encoding winged helix DNA-binding domain-containing protein; the protein is MTGRVLTSDLMPVTRAQALAFRLSGHNLARRLPPGSLLAAAGACGIQDSPPGSAALSLHARVAGFSPDDLDRALRVDKTLVQTMSLRGAPYMFPVEDAAVFTTGLLPDDEKALRHFIQGVKPALEHIGIGAAEVADLTAAALCEVLDGRELTKDQMGAEVAGKVLERLSPPQRQAWQEESWYAKGQSLGESVVRFAFYAIALRGTFCYAPRHDNEATFIRTDQWLGAPLPGVDSGRAAAELVRRYLHCYGPSTAKDYAGWAGISPAQAARAWGHVKDELAEVKFEGGRAWLLRDDCAGIAGLPEPEGVRLLPPHDPYLQMRDRTTLVPDKALHKHIWRATGNPGVVLAGRQFAGTWRSRKKGKLLTLAVELSGPVSRVTREEIEKEAALLARYKKCDGAVVEWAAWRASISE
- a CDS encoding DUF1616 domain-containing protein — protein: MEVSIDLKSFIVDMAIDLRLVLGFSALAFLSIYLPIINETILRSALGHAMVLFVPGYAFIAALFPNRKDLDGIERAALSFGLSIAVVPLIGLGLNFTPWGIRLDPIVVALAIFTLLCVLVANRRRHELPVEDRFNIDFGRAYADIKGELFPASESRLDRILTVILLISIVASILVLAYVFVVPKQGEKFTEFYILGPNGKAENYPTRFISGESKPVIVGIVNHEYRNVTYDLVVALNDSRQITRLYTQQVTIADNQTWERQIDIAPDRPGTSMKLEFLLYADGNMTAPYRDLHLWINVTG
- a CDS encoding bifunctional hexulose-6-phosphate synthase/ribonuclease regulator — encoded protein: MRPILQVALDEIELRRAVEIAREAIAGGADYLEAGTPLIKSEGMNAVRTLKKEFRDHVIVADMKTMDTGAAEVEMAAKAGAGIVSILGASHDSTIEDALRSARKYGVKLAADLINVPDPVGRAVRLQEIGVDILGVHVGIDQQMVGQDPIEVLKAVREAVSIPIAAAGGLDARSAAAAASLGAEIVIVGGNIIRSKDVTGAARTVRQALDSMGPVEIVKKSLDEEIRELFMQVSTPNISDAMHRAPAMKDIKPMYEGIKIAGKAVTVQNFPGDWARPVEASDVAQPGEIIVINNFSKDVAPWGELASHGAMQKGIAGVVIDGAIRDIDEIRRIRFPSFASAIVPNAGDPKGFGEINAEIVCGGLTVRPGDWIIGDDNGVMVVPKERAYEVARRALEVKKNEDRVRVEIERGHTLAEVMDLYKWEKK
- a CDS encoding thiamine pyrophosphate-dependent enzyme, translated to MTREQQQQPGQGERAMESHSVSQPKGVNTTADIVADKLIDWGVEVIFGIVGDGINPLLEALRVRQDRIRFVAVRHEEAGAFMASGYAKYTGKLGACLATTGPGAVHLLNGLYDAAMDGAPVIAITGTTYSDVIGTQYTQDVDTMALMKDVAAYSVRITGPRHALAVVDVACQAALSRQGVAHLTIPVDVQMRPLQEDKSSTAYGPIRGAPTWTPPAGTPPAEQLDAAAELLNSGSKTMILAGRGALGARSEVEQVADLLGAPIAKALLGKAVVSDDHPYTTGGIGHLGTRPSQELMQECDTLLILGSNMPYADYYPKPGQARCVQIDRDTTRISRRYPAKIGLTGDVRRTLAELLPRLQRREDRSFLQSARQRMEEWRKALAEAGENRGMPLKPQYVMTKLSGLLADDALVSVDCGAHTVYFARHVQMRDTQKLALSGNLATMGPALPYAIAGKLAYPGRQSVAIIGDGSFTMLMGELATAVKYDLPIKVVLFKNDSLQMVRFEQQGIGNPDFGVELQPIDFAKYAEACGADAFRCATPDEVEPALMAALESPRPALVEAIVDPDEPIAMPGKTIGPSPT